One Brachyspira pilosicoli P43/6/78 genomic window carries:
- a CDS encoding sigma factor-like helix-turn-helix DNA-binding protein: MKDISCNICDKREKCTKLCPSMIEHLQTISGKKLSYLDMTSYNSDKNIDDVEDLSLYTYGLSKVQERDVKRIIIAILPKDHIEVLKLYSNGYTQKEIGEKLNVSQSSISQKLEHIKKSLKDSIVAVLSYLV, encoded by the coding sequence ATGAAAGATATAAGTTGCAATATTTGTGATAAAAGAGAAAAATGCACTAAATTATGTCCTTCAATGATAGAGCATTTACAAACAATTAGCGGCAAAAAATTATCATACTTAGATATGACGTCTTATAATTCTGATAAAAATATAGATGATGTTGAAGATTTAAGTTTATATACTTATGGTCTATCTAAAGTTCAAGAACGTGATGTGAAACGTATTATAATTGCAATACTTCCTAAAGATCATATAGAAGTATTAAAATTATATTCCAATGGATATACTCAAAAAGAAATCGGCGAAAAATTAAATGTCAGTCAAAGCAGTATTTCACAGAAATTAGAACATATAAAAAAATCTTTAAAAGATAGTATTGTAGCAGTTTTATCATATTTAGTTTGA
- a CDS encoding phage tail tape measure protein has protein sequence MSSLNVSIYADASQAIEAFGKLKDRTTDLEKGFNKIGKAFSNFGSLATKSLTVPIVASTTAMGLASKKAIEFDNGMREVLTLLPELGNESFEKLKNQALSFSKDIGKAPEETVKALYQALSAGIPRENVFEFLKTAGEASIAGVSDLKTSVDGLTSVTNAYGSEILNAQKASDIMFQTVKLGKTDFTQLSNSLFNVIPIASAIGVQFEDIGAAIAAMTAQGVPTSVATTQIRQSLVELNKEGSVAYETFKQISGESFKDFIAGGGNLQEALQMMSDHAEKTGKEVTSMFSSVEAGNAVLALSGKNASKFKDYLDQVRNSVGATSEAFKKIDDGAARQFERLKAELSALVIELGNNALPLINESFIPLFRDTLVPIIDDAIRTISSLIKAFNNLPAPLQATTVGIIGITAGLGPALQGIGTLRKSFVETKKILNDFKGAIGSLKTSVSSIQALSTVWKGFNTVVLASPVGVVTALTAGLGALALKAYKLNQEYKQLIESSQKLTSSTKELNDNAFKDLGLFQEYQKLASSKELDAAATERLNQVTEKLTRLYPNLKTVVLDGITYIDSATMKLEDYRTAEEATNIQTIESTIKELEKQRKIYQKALEGWKQSLYAIGADDNYIQRELDLGNSSDYNELKKVEDELAKLEKQRNDLNQNMQLRQSLTRDGIDLETKEQKANQKSIDAIKKKSDTVKEHTKTYEDYLKELKKAEEDETRRVKNLNALGAEISDADALEAKKNKVSSILTEMSTALNLNANQIKYLSQNYGYAFDSIKTDRFDELVKEIENSITAYERNVEVAEEFGEKISEAEREGAKSEIVRSGIESITNEIKLTNEQVEILKQKFGDLWKVNTLDFSSYFASNWSNMFNDVADNMSDLYTAVQDLKIQAIEFEIDKTEERKELALKAIEEEKAARLEALGIMENSQKQSLLNEIKQLKNRQNVALGLYEQERIKAELEEKQKELSKIQIEEEAKAKQLEIEKNYNNEKMRLEYNSRLENWKMSLAQGTASMAQAAINALASAMAVPFPANLVAYATLLGVIASGSINLATLSQAKPQEPKYLARGGVVERRQGGINAVIGEGANDEAVIPLEDKILSKIGSSIFEATANNDQSYSVKDASDVSYNQPIYLMLDGKIVAATMLNLSKRGVKVVSQRGIL, from the coding sequence ATGAGTAGTTTAAATGTTAGTATATATGCTGATGCATCACAAGCCATTGAAGCATTCGGCAAACTTAAAGACAGAACTACTGATTTAGAAAAAGGTTTTAATAAAATAGGAAAGGCTTTTTCTAATTTTGGTTCTTTAGCTACCAAAAGTTTAACTGTCCCAATAGTTGCTAGTACCACAGCAATGGGACTCGCTTCTAAAAAAGCAATAGAGTTTGATAATGGAATGCGTGAAGTTCTTACTTTGCTTCCAGAGTTAGGCAATGAAAGTTTTGAGAAATTAAAGAATCAAGCTTTATCTTTTTCAAAGGATATAGGTAAAGCACCAGAAGAAACAGTAAAAGCACTCTATCAAGCTTTATCTGCAGGCATACCACGTGAAAATGTATTTGAGTTCTTAAAAACAGCAGGAGAGGCTTCTATTGCTGGAGTTAGTGATTTAAAAACTTCAGTTGATGGATTAACAAGTGTTACTAATGCTTATGGCTCAGAAATATTAAATGCTCAAAAAGCCTCTGATATAATGTTTCAAACAGTAAAATTAGGCAAAACTGATTTTACACAATTATCAAATAGCTTATTTAATGTTATTCCAATAGCTTCTGCTATAGGTGTTCAGTTTGAGGATATAGGAGCAGCCATTGCGGCAATGACTGCTCAGGGTGTTCCTACATCTGTGGCAACGACACAAATTAGACAATCTTTAGTAGAACTTAATAAAGAAGGTTCAGTTGCTTACGAAACATTTAAACAGATATCAGGTGAAAGCTTCAAAGACTTTATAGCAGGAGGAGGCAACCTTCAAGAAGCTCTTCAAATGATGAGCGATCATGCTGAAAAAACAGGAAAAGAAGTTACAAGTATGTTTAGCAGTGTAGAAGCTGGCAACGCTGTTTTAGCTTTATCTGGTAAAAATGCAAGTAAGTTCAAAGACTATTTGGATCAAGTGAGAAATAGCGTTGGAGCTACTTCTGAAGCATTCAAAAAAATAGATGATGGTGCGGCAAGACAATTTGAAAGACTTAAAGCAGAACTCAGTGCTTTAGTTATAGAGTTAGGCAATAATGCTCTTCCATTAATTAACGAAAGCTTTATCCCATTATTTAGAGATACTTTAGTGCCAATAATTGATGATGCGATTAGAACTATATCATCATTAATAAAAGCATTTAATAATCTTCCAGCTCCTTTGCAAGCGACAACAGTTGGAATTATAGGAATTACAGCTGGCTTGGGACCCGCTTTGCAAGGTATAGGAACTTTGAGAAAATCTTTTGTAGAAACTAAAAAAATACTTAATGATTTTAAAGGTGCTATTGGCTCATTAAAAACATCTGTAAGTTCTATCCAAGCATTAAGCACTGTTTGGAAAGGTTTTAATACAGTTGTACTTGCAAGCCCTGTAGGAGTTGTAACTGCTTTAACAGCAGGACTTGGAGCTTTAGCTTTAAAAGCATATAAATTAAATCAAGAATATAAACAATTAATAGAAAGCTCTCAAAAACTCACTAGCAGCACAAAAGAATTAAATGACAATGCTTTTAAAGATTTAGGTTTATTCCAAGAGTATCAAAAATTAGCAAGTTCTAAAGAACTTGATGCAGCGGCAACAGAAAGATTAAATCAAGTTACTGAAAAGCTTACTAGACTTTATCCTAATTTAAAAACAGTAGTTTTAGACGGCATAACATATATAGATTCTGCTACTATGAAGCTTGAAGATTATAGAACAGCAGAAGAAGCCACTAATATACAAACTATAGAATCAACAATTAAAGAATTAGAAAAGCAAAGAAAGATTTATCAAAAAGCCCTCGAAGGATGGAAACAATCTTTATATGCTATAGGTGCTGATGATAATTATATACAAAGAGAACTAGATCTTGGTAATTCATCTGATTATAACGAATTAAAGAAAGTAGAAGATGAATTAGCAAAATTAGAAAAACAAAGAAATGACTTAAATCAGAACATGCAATTAAGGCAGTCCTTGACAAGGGACGGAATAGATTTAGAAACTAAAGAGCAGAAGGCTAATCAAAAATCTATAGATGCCATAAAAAAGAAATCTGATACTGTAAAAGAACATACTAAAACTTATGAAGATTATTTAAAAGAATTAAAAAAAGCTGAAGAAGATGAAACTAGAAGAGTAAAAAATCTTAATGCTTTAGGTGCTGAAATAAGCGATGCTGATGCTTTAGAAGCTAAAAAAAACAAAGTAAGTTCTATACTTACAGAAATGAGTACAGCATTAAACTTGAATGCTAATCAGATAAAATATTTAAGTCAGAATTATGGTTATGCTTTTGATAGTATAAAGACTGATAGATTTGATGAATTAGTAAAAGAGATAGAAAACAGCATAACAGCTTATGAAAGAAATGTTGAAGTAGCAGAAGAGTTTGGAGAAAAAATAAGCGAAGCTGAAAGAGAAGGTGCTAAAAGTGAAATAGTTCGAAGCGGCATAGAAAGTATAACAAACGAAATAAAGCTTACAAATGAACAAGTAGAGATATTAAAGCAGAAGTTTGGAGATTTATGGAAAGTTAATACTTTAGATTTTAGCTCTTATTTTGCTTCAAACTGGAGCAACATGTTTAATGATGTAGCAGATAATATGAGCGATCTATATACTGCTGTACAAGATTTAAAAATACAAGCTATAGAGTTTGAAATAGATAAAACAGAAGAGCGTAAAGAATTAGCATTAAAAGCTATAGAAGAAGAGAAAGCAGCAAGGCTTGAAGCTTTAGGAATAATGGAAAACTCTCAAAAGCAGAGTTTATTAAATGAAATTAAACAGCTTAAAAATAGACAAAATGTAGCCTTAGGACTTTATGAACAGGAAAGAATAAAAGCAGAGCTTGAGGAAAAACAGAAAGAGCTGTCTAAAATACAAATAGAAGAAGAGGCAAAGGCAAAACAGTTAGAAATAGAAAAAAATTACAATAATGAAAAAATGAGGCTTGAATATAATTCAAGATTAGAAAACTGGAAAATGTCTTTAGCACAAGGTACAGCTTCAATGGCACAAGCAGCCATTAATGCCTTAGCATCTGCGATGGCAGTTCCTTTCCCTGCCAATTTAGTAGCTTATGCTACTCTTTTAGGCGTAATAGCAAGCGGCAGTATTAATTTAGCAACACTCAGTCAAGCTAAACCTCAAGAGCCTAAATATTTGGCAAGAGGCGGAGTTGTAGAGAGAAGACAGGGAGGAATTAATGCTGTTATTGGTGAGGGTGCTAATGATGAAGCTGTTATTCCTCTTGAAGATAAAATACTATCTAAAATAGGAAGCAGCATTTTTGAGGCTACTGCTAATAATGATCAAAGCTATAGTGTAAAAGATGCATCTGATGTTTCATATAATCAGCCTATTTACTTAATGCTTGATGGTAAGATAGTAGCAGCTACAATGCTTAATTTAAGCAAACGTGGAGTTAAAGTTGTTAGCCAGAGAGGTATATTATGA
- a CDS encoding HK97-gp10 family putative phage morphogenesis protein: MSGVSRKTSISIQGLDEFRKTLEELGGDFKKAIKAGARKAGNEIAKEANAEAKSRGWTEDKYYDVKEKKSSKGSDTSVAIKVGTLEVSGTGAPSKNKIIWYKKKGDRYYVRFPEYGTVTQAPQPLLIPTFEKKRPVIEQYIKESLQKAIDKANKKK; encoded by the coding sequence ATGTCAGGCGTAAGCAGAAAAACTTCTATAAGTATACAAGGACTTGATGAGTTTAGAAAAACTTTAGAAGAATTAGGCGGCGATTTCAAAAAAGCAATAAAAGCAGGTGCTAGAAAAGCAGGAAATGAAATAGCAAAAGAAGCTAATGCAGAAGCTAAAAGCAGAGGTTGGACTGAAGATAAATACTATGATGTAAAAGAAAAAAAGTCATCAAAAGGAAGCGATACTTCAGTTGCAATAAAAGTTGGTACTTTAGAAGTTAGCGGCACAGGTGCTCCATCAAAAAATAAAATAATATGGTATAAAAAGAAGGGTGATAGATATTATGTTCGTTTCCCAGAGTATGGTACAGTTACTCAAGCACCGCAGCCTCTTTTAATTCCTACTTTTGAAAAGAAGAGACCTGTTATAGAACAATATATAAAAGAAAGCTTACAAAAAGCAATAGACAAGGCAAATAAAAAGAAATGA
- a CDS encoding phage head completion protein yields MKVGKLIHTITFYTSTYIDNGNGTGNNELVELKKVKCSIEDITYKDIEQGKRKDLESTLKVHTHYFKEFDTKGMMAKINHEDDIYEVIYRENVSYKNIECIFTIKKLVNNKNG; encoded by the coding sequence ATGAAAGTAGGGAAATTAATTCATACTATCACTTTTTATACTAGCACATATATAGATAATGGAAACGGAACAGGAAATAATGAATTAGTAGAGCTTAAAAAAGTTAAATGTTCTATTGAAGATATAACATACAAAGATATAGAGCAGGGAAAAAGAAAAGATTTAGAAAGTACATTGAAGGTGCATACACATTATTTCAAAGAGTTTGATACCAAAGGAATGATGGCCAAAATAAATCATGAAGATGACATTTATGAAGTCATTTATAGAGAAAATGTTTCATATAAAAATATAGAGTGTATTTTTACAATAAAGAAATTAGTAAATAATAAAAACGGATAA
- a CDS encoding head-tail connector protein has protein sequence MSSKPEDINENIDIDVSSVVESGDDDRVVTLSEFKKFLNLEGIDYDDDILQLTLDSAISYCNKANETEYKRIDCPPEVRYAILGLAAHYFETKTGEASQSEDVALKGVHRLLTIARENITL, from the coding sequence ATGAGTAGCAAACCTGAGGATATTAATGAAAATATAGATATTGATGTCTCTAGTGTTGTGGAAAGCGGAGATGATGACAGAGTTGTTACTTTGTCAGAGTTCAAAAAGTTTCTAAACTTAGAAGGCATTGATTATGATGATGATATATTGCAATTAACTTTAGACAGTGCAATCAGCTATTGTAATAAAGCTAATGAAACTGAATACAAAAGAATTGATTGTCCTCCTGAAGTTCGATATGCAATACTTGGGCTTGCTGCTCATTATTTTGAAACTAAAACAGGAGAAGCAAGTCAAAGTGAAGACGTAGCTTTGAAAGGAGTTCATAGGCTGTTAACTATAGCAAGGGAAAATATAACCTTATGA
- a CDS encoding phage major capsid protein has protein sequence MTPEDLRTKIANLKSENASDLTKVEDLMSQRDSYSAMSLEERANKKEDISKLDNDIDTLMQNIENRNKEIERNDKLLSLQTKSSMNKRNIVDDLDSSTANNDTELRDKVTRWLRTGDDKEVREELQAGVAEAGGNTIAPQYLVKDIIKGLDSSVEVRKRAYIIPAMNGYASIGIPTLENDLNDLDWTPEIGEVTEDKNMSFGKREMKANQLTKLVKVSKKLIRDSNIDVQKLVQERIAYKLSATLEHNYLYGNGTGKPLGIFAQTSDNSSSIPTDRDIAVGTTTAAITYDGLVDAVSGLKSGYQHGAVWMLNKKAVAALRKLKDKQDRPIWNESLQAGQPSMLLGIPVVQNDFIEDKLESTKYFGFLANLSHYWIMDSLSMELQVLYELYSATNQVGFQVGYYGDGAPVQKEAFVRLVAHDKPFAKSVAEPAG, from the coding sequence ATGACACCAGAAGATTTAAGAACTAAAATAGCAAACTTGAAATCAGAAAATGCTTCAGACTTAACAAAAGTTGAAGACCTTATGTCTCAAAGAGATTCATATTCTGCTATGAGCTTAGAGGAGAGAGCAAACAAGAAAGAAGATATATCAAAGCTAGATAATGATATAGATACTTTAATGCAAAATATAGAAAATAGAAATAAGGAGATAGAAAGAAATGATAAACTTTTATCACTTCAAACTAAATCTTCTATGAATAAAAGAAATATAGTTGATGATTTAGACTCTTCTACTGCTAACAATGACACAGAATTAAGAGATAAAGTTACTAGATGGTTAAGAACAGGAGATGATAAAGAAGTAAGAGAAGAACTTCAGGCAGGAGTGGCAGAAGCAGGCGGCAATACTATAGCACCTCAATATCTTGTAAAAGATATAATAAAAGGATTGGATTCATCTGTAGAAGTGAGAAAAAGAGCATATATAATTCCTGCTATGAATGGTTATGCAAGCATAGGAATACCTACACTTGAAAATGATTTAAATGATTTAGACTGGACACCAGAAATAGGCGAAGTTACAGAAGATAAAAATATGTCTTTTGGTAAAAGAGAAATGAAAGCTAATCAATTAACTAAATTAGTTAAGGTAAGCAAAAAATTAATTAGAGACAGCAATATAGATGTTCAAAAATTAGTTCAAGAAAGAATAGCATACAAGCTATCTGCTACTTTAGAACATAATTATTTATATGGAAATGGTACAGGAAAACCTCTTGGTATTTTCGCTCAGACTTCAGACAACAGTTCTAGTATTCCAACTGATAGAGATATAGCTGTTGGAACTACAACAGCTGCTATAACCTATGATGGATTAGTAGATGCTGTAAGCGGTTTAAAAAGCGGATATCAACATGGAGCTGTATGGATGCTTAATAAAAAAGCAGTTGCGGCATTAAGAAAACTAAAAGATAAACAAGACCGTCCTATTTGGAATGAAAGTTTACAAGCAGGACAGCCTAGCATGCTTTTAGGAATACCTGTTGTGCAAAATGACTTTATTGAGGATAAATTAGAATCTACAAAATATTTTGGATTCTTAGCTAATTTATCTCATTATTGGATAATGGACAGCTTATCTATGGAACTTCAAGTTTTATATGAATTATATAGTGCAACAAATCAAGTTGGATTCCAAGTAGGATACTATGGAGATGGTGCTCCTGTTCAAAAAGAGGCTTTTGTAAGATTGGTAGCACATGATAAACCATTTGCAAAATCAGTTGCTGAGCCAGCTGGTTAA
- a CDS encoding phage portal protein, translating to MAVFKKISNTITKWLFPDFSHFNGSNFLSIQNDKTLSAVNPNTALTFSTVFACVRVIAESIATLPLFVYEKNGNNKTKAINHPLYSLLHDAPNDECTSVSFIESLITQILLQGNGFVEVVKDNFNRVTELYLIDSNKIKVYRDSSGNKMFEYYDDGQIITMSSAQVMHIAGLGWNGIIGYSPIGMMRKQITTGLYQDNFALNFFSNGVKKVPIITHPNKLSKEAKNNLKESFREAWDKGIVVLEEGMKVEPVTMNLSDAQFLESRRFSVEEICRVFRVPPHLIGDLSRSTNNNIEHQSIEFVTHTIRPWCVRIEKALNSYLLSSSERKKYYIEFNLDGLLRGDTLTRQQANQIKFNNGVLSRNEWRQMENLNEVSDEYGDKYFISQQSRLIEDIEGAISEDDTYEPISEDDTYEPINKEDSNINDKNKKIEKDNKDASKQ from the coding sequence ATGGCTGTGTTTAAAAAAATAAGTAATACTATAACTAAGTGGCTATTCCCTGATTTTAGTCATTTTAATGGAAGTAACTTTTTATCAATACAAAATGATAAAACTTTATCAGCGGTAAATCCAAATACTGCTTTAACTTTTTCTACTGTATTTGCCTGCGTGAGGGTAATAGCAGAAAGTATAGCTACTCTTCCATTATTTGTATATGAGAAAAATGGGAATAATAAAACAAAAGCAATAAATCATCCTCTATATAGTTTACTGCATGATGCTCCTAATGATGAATGCACATCAGTATCATTTATAGAAAGTTTAATTACCCAAATACTTTTGCAAGGCAATGGCTTTGTAGAAGTTGTAAAAGATAATTTTAATAGAGTAACAGAACTTTATTTAATAGATTCAAATAAGATAAAAGTATATAGAGATTCAAGCGGCAATAAAATGTTTGAATATTATGATGATGGCCAAATAATAACTATGTCTTCAGCACAAGTTATGCATATAGCAGGGCTTGGATGGAATGGCATAATAGGTTATAGTCCAATAGGTATGATGCGTAAGCAAATCACTACAGGACTTTATCAAGATAATTTCGCACTCAATTTCTTTTCAAATGGTGTTAAAAAAGTTCCAATAATTACACATCCAAATAAATTAAGCAAAGAAGCAAAAAATAATCTTAAAGAAAGCTTCAGAGAGGCTTGGGACAAGGGTATCGTTGTGCTTGAAGAAGGCATGAAAGTAGAACCTGTAACAATGAACCTCTCAGATGCTCAATTCTTAGAAAGCAGAAGATTTTCAGTAGAAGAAATATGCCGAGTGTTTCGTGTACCTCCGCATTTAATAGGTGATTTAAGCAGAAGTACAAATAATAATATAGAACATCAAAGCATTGAGTTTGTAACGCATACTATAAGACCCTGGTGTGTTCGTATAGAAAAAGCATTAAATAGTTATTTATTAAGCAGTTCAGAGAGAAAAAAATATTATATAGAGTTTAATTTAGATGGACTTTTAAGAGGTGATACTCTTACAAGACAACAAGCTAATCAAATAAAATTTAACAATGGTGTTCTAAGTAGAAATGAATGGCGACAGATGGAAAACCTTAATGAAGTATCAGATGAATACGGAGATAAATATTTTATTAGTCAGCAATCAAGGTTAATAGAAGACATTGAGGGAGCTATTTCTGAAGATGATACTTATGAACCCATTTCTGAAGATGATACTTATGAGCCTATAAATAAAGAAGATTCTAATATAAATGATAAAAATAAAAAAATAGAAAAGGACAATAAAGATGCCAGCAAACAATAG
- a CDS encoding DNA-methyltransferase, whose amino-acid sequence MFRKVVIGNCILIKGNCENVMEELESNSINAIASDPPYLYLKHKLDIPFNEDKVFGEWKRLLKDNSMIAFFGRGDAFFRWNLILEKLGFKFKESAVWEKENGSNYLNNFLRIHEDISFRSLGNAYLRREYVDYLEYYINKNKLDRIVDIWKSLRRALNNKDKDDVIKYIETGIREFNCETKEKYEITARRHLRSKRGVNLFKTVKVGKIETSIMRCNREWYKYQHPTQKPVALMERIVKLISNENDTILDPFMGGGSTGVACINVNRKFIGIELDDEYFDTAVNRITKAYQDKENELNNEKAA is encoded by the coding sequence ATGTTTAGAAAAGTTGTAATTGGGAACTGTATTTTAATAAAAGGAAATTGCGAAAATGTAATGGAAGAATTAGAAAGTAATTCTATAAATGCAATTGCATCTGACCCTCCTTATTTGTATTTGAAACATAAATTAGATATCCCTTTTAATGAAGATAAAGTATTTGGAGAATGGAAAAGATTATTAAAAGATAACTCAATGATAGCTTTTTTTGGAAGAGGGGATGCATTTTTTAGATGGAACTTAATATTAGAGAAATTAGGATTTAAATTTAAAGAGAGTGCTGTATGGGAAAAAGAAAATGGTTCAAATTATCTTAATAATTTTTTAAGAATACATGAAGATATATCTTTTCGCAGTTTGGGGAATGCTTATTTAAGAAGGGAATATGTTGACTATTTGGAATATTACATAAATAAAAATAAATTAGATAGAATTGTTGATATATGGAAAAGTTTGAGAAGAGCATTAAACAACAAAGATAAAGATGATGTTATTAAATATATAGAAACAGGTATAAGAGAATTTAATTGTGAAACCAAAGAAAAATATGAAATAACTGCACGAAGACATCTACGTTCAAAAAGAGGGGTCAATTTATTTAAAACAGTAAAAGTTGGAAAAATAGAAACTTCAATTATGCGTTGTAATAGAGAGTGGTATAAATATCAGCATCCAACTCAAAAGCCTGTTGCCTTGATGGAGAGAATAGTAAAATTAATTTCAAATGAAAATGATACTATCTTAGATCCATTTATGGGCGGCGGCAGTACAGGTGTAGCTTGTATCAATGTTAATAGAAAGTTTATAGGTATAGAATTAGATGATGAATATTTTGATACTGCAGTAAATCGTATAACTAAGGCATATCAAGATAAAGAAAATGAGCTTAATAATGAGAAAGCAGCATAA
- a CDS encoding P27 family phage terminase small subunit, which yields MPEKAKKAPKNAQNKPKKASKIPNPPEYFCGYSLKKWNELAPIFVEKNMLNGADLSAFELLCLHYGDAMDLYEAMIDEGGSIAGYLAGKNSQTMGEYLAYHKAITAYTKMLTEFGLTPASKKKVPVPEIVDTDDPLEKLMNG from the coding sequence ATGCCTGAGAAAGCTAAAAAAGCCCCAAAAAACGCCCAAAATAAGCCAAAAAAAGCCTCAAAAATACCTAATCCGCCAGAATATTTTTGTGGGTATTCTCTGAAAAAATGGAATGAATTAGCCCCAATTTTTGTTGAAAAAAACATGTTAAATGGAGCTGATTTATCAGCTTTTGAGCTCTTATGCCTACACTATGGCGATGCTATGGATCTTTATGAGGCTATGATTGATGAAGGCGGTTCTATAGCAGGTTATTTAGCAGGAAAAAACTCACAAACTATGGGCGAATATTTAGCTTATCATAAAGCTATAACTGCATATACTAAAATGCTTACTGAGTTTGGCTTAACTCCTGCCTCCAAAAAGAAAGTCCCTGTTCCTGAAATAGTGGATACAGATGATCCGCTTGAAAAATTAATGAATGGTTAA
- a CDS encoding terminase large subunit, whose translation MYSYEEYINKVINKELPVCQAAFLAVKRHLDDIEKSKNNDYPFYFDENEAKRPITFIQSLVHTKGEWANHNIILESWEQFIIASIFGWRRKENKLRRYKKAYVQVSRKNGKTTFASGIGNYCFFCDSPAEAGVEIYYIATKKDQAKIAWSESERQIRKAKALNKEAITYKQTSTITKKKDTASKSKPLGQDSNTEDGLNPHLVIVDEYHAHPDNELLNVLESGMGARRQPLTFIITTAGFDKTSVCFSEYEYAKQILQGSLNNDEYFCIIYEPDNIKDIWIFMSEYKEKLNNNQNTQEQEELINNIIFQANPNINISVKDSYLKSRLFEGLDKPVQRTDILTKNLNVWTQASEVWISSDRWLKSYLHQNININELKGKRACIGLDLATTRDIAAYVLCFDTIDNDPYILLPRFFMPKENIRQRSKEDRVPYELWASQGLITLTNGDIIDFDIIESSILQDAKDFEIIEIAYDPWKAIEIITHLENEGFKMQQVRQSFAVGGLSEGTSLFEKTIDERKLLHGNNPVLNWMISCCEVKTDGRDNYLPVKPDRRRSYKRIDGVVASIMALHRVIKNHFEDTKSIYESEGVFSL comes from the coding sequence ATGTATAGCTATGAAGAATATATTAATAAAGTTATAAATAAAGAATTGCCTGTATGTCAGGCTGCTTTTTTAGCAGTAAAAAGACATTTAGATGATATAGAAAAATCAAAAAACAATGATTATCCTTTTTATTTTGATGAAAATGAAGCTAAACGTCCTATTACTTTTATTCAATCTTTAGTTCACACAAAAGGAGAATGGGCAAATCATAATATTATACTTGAATCTTGGGAACAATTTATTATAGCAAGTATATTTGGATGGAGAAGAAAAGAAAATAAACTTAGACGTTACAAAAAAGCATACGTTCAGGTAAGCAGAAAAAATGGAAAAACTACTTTTGCATCTGGTATTGGTAATTATTGCTTTTTTTGTGATAGTCCTGCAGAGGCTGGTGTTGAAATATATTATATAGCCACTAAAAAGGATCAAGCTAAAATTGCATGGAGTGAAAGCGAAAGACAAATAAGAAAAGCAAAAGCTCTCAATAAAGAAGCGATTACATATAAACAAACTTCTACAATTACAAAGAAAAAAGATACTGCCTCAAAATCAAAACCACTGGGACAGGACAGTAATACTGAAGATGGTTTAAATCCGCATTTAGTTATAGTAGATGAATATCATGCTCACCCAGATAATGAACTTCTAAATGTTCTTGAATCTGGAATGGGAGCTAGAAGACAGCCTCTCACTTTTATTATTACAACTGCTGGATTTGATAAAACTTCTGTTTGTTTTTCTGAATATGAATACGCTAAACAAATATTACAAGGTTCTCTAAATAATGATGAATACTTTTGCATAATATATGAACCTGATAATATAAAAGATATTTGGATATTCATGAGTGAGTATAAAGAAAAATTAAACAATAATCAAAATACTCAAGAACAAGAAGAACTTATTAATAATATTATTTTCCAAGCTAATCCTAATATTAATATTTCTGTAAAGGATAGTTATTTAAAATCTAGGTTATTTGAAGGATTAGATAAACCTGTACAGAGAACAGATATACTTACAAAAAACTTAAATGTTTGGACTCAAGCTAGTGAAGTATGGATTTCTTCTGACAGATGGCTTAAGTCCTATTTACATCAAAATATAAATATAAATGAATTAAAAGGAAAGAGAGCTTGTATTGGATTAGATTTAGCAACTACAAGAGATATAGCCGCTTATGTTTTATGTTTTGACACGATTGATAATGATCCATATATACTTTTGCCTCGCTTTTTTATGCCTAAAGAAAATATAAGGCAACGTTCTAAAGAGGACAGAGTGCCTTATGAATTATGGGCTTCGCAAGGTTTAATTACTTTAACAAATGGTGATATTATAGATTTTGATATTATAGAATCTTCAATATTACAAGATGCTAAAGATTTTGAAATTATAGAGATAGCTTATGATCCCTGGAAAGCTATTGAAATAATAACTCACTTAGAAAATGAAGGCTTCAAAATGCAGCAAGTTAGGCAGTCTTTTGCAGTCGGAGGTTTGTCTGAAGGTACTTCTTTATTTGAAAAAACAATAGATGAACGCAAACTTCTACATGGTAATAATCCTGTTCTTAATTGGATGATAAGCTGTTGTGAAGTTAAAACAGACGGAAGAGATAATTATTTGCCTGTTAAACCTGATAGGCGAAGATCATATAAAAGAATTGATGGTGTTGTAGCTTCTATTATGGCTCTTCATAGAGTTATTAAAAATCACTTTGAAGATACAAAAAGTATTTATGAATCTGAAGGTGTATTTAGCTTATAA